A genomic window from Oceanobacillus timonensis includes:
- a CDS encoding NCS1 family transporter has translation MGKHIGNNSYLKSPDLLPINHRERKIGVRGFFAMWVGMAILLATFDIGASGVQSISLPWVVLATLLGCIAVGIFISIVGDIGVEHGLSFPVYMRAPFGILGTHIPSLARAVTASFWFGLNTYFGSTAINSIIHTINAGFDNWLLCYIIFALVQLINTASGIKWVERFADFAAPIIIILSLIIYHTLTSDIAESGSSVWAWAESPVTGGAAITAFMVVIFANMGFWATLGCDIPTISRFFKAPKYERNWFKRNKTNLVGSLIAMPLTETFMIMIGAAAFMVAGSSNPVIALQETASGWMLAILLLMIVLTQWSTNTAANIVPAAAIFSNVLGPKVTNAIAVFVVGIVGTIIQPWSVYEILTQALLFFGAVLSAISGILVVDYYLLRKRRVNVQELYQHKGQFTYHGGVNIVGFLAWVLGGFAAILLMDYSFIVGFVVAGAIYYVLAKYWYFKKFPQEEIKDPNDEKYLGITVGRDWVIDEDEEIVRQK, from the coding sequence ATGGGGAAGCATATTGGAAATAACTCGTACCTAAAATCACCGGATTTACTTCCAATTAATCATCGCGAACGGAAGATTGGAGTCAGGGGATTTTTTGCAATGTGGGTTGGGATGGCCATACTTTTAGCAACCTTTGATATAGGAGCTTCTGGAGTTCAAAGTATTTCCTTACCTTGGGTAGTACTTGCAACGTTGCTCGGTTGTATTGCAGTTGGTATCTTTATTTCAATTGTTGGAGATATCGGAGTTGAACATGGTTTGTCTTTTCCAGTTTACATGCGGGCTCCCTTTGGTATCTTAGGCACTCATATTCCATCGTTAGCCCGAGCAGTTACAGCTTCATTTTGGTTTGGGCTAAATACGTATTTTGGTTCAACAGCCATAAATTCCATTATCCATACAATCAACGCAGGTTTTGATAACTGGCTGTTATGTTATATCATATTTGCGCTTGTACAACTGATTAATACTGCTTCCGGTATTAAATGGGTGGAACGTTTTGCGGATTTCGCTGCTCCAATTATTATTATTCTTTCTTTAATTATTTATCACACGTTGACATCAGATATTGCAGAGAGTGGAAGCAGCGTCTGGGCTTGGGCAGAAAGTCCAGTCACGGGAGGAGCGGCCATTACAGCATTTATGGTCGTCATTTTTGCAAATATGGGTTTTTGGGCAACGTTAGGGTGTGACATCCCTACGATATCACGTTTTTTTAAAGCTCCAAAATATGAAAGAAATTGGTTTAAACGAAACAAAACAAATTTGGTAGGCAGTCTGATTGCCATGCCGCTTACGGAGACATTTATGATTATGATTGGAGCGGCAGCATTTATGGTTGCTGGCAGCTCTAATCCAGTTATTGCTCTGCAAGAGACTGCATCTGGTTGGATGTTGGCCATATTACTTCTCATGATTGTCCTGACACAATGGTCGACGAATACGGCTGCAAATATTGTTCCTGCTGCTGCTATTTTTTCAAATGTACTTGGGCCTAAGGTAACCAATGCGATAGCGGTATTTGTTGTTGGGATTGTAGGAACAATTATTCAACCTTGGAGTGTTTATGAAATATTGACACAAGCATTGCTCTTTTTCGGAGCGGTTTTATCAGCGATCAGCGGGATTCTTGTTGTAGATTATTATTTGTTGCGTAAAAGAAGGGTAAATGTACAGGAACTTTATCAGCATAAAGGACAGTTTACGTATCACGGAGGTGTAAACATTGTAGGTTTCCTTGCCTGGGTGCTTGGTGGTTTCGCAGCTATTCTTCTTATGGATTATTCATTTATTGTGGGGTTTGTTGTAGCAGGAGCCATTTACTATGTGCTGGCTAAGTATTGGTACTTCAAAAAGTTTCCACAGGAAGAGATTAAAGATCCGAATGACGAAAAATATTTGGGCATAACGGTTGGACGTGATTGGGTAATTGATGAAGATGAGGAGATTGTTAGACAGAAATAA
- the preA gene encoding NAD-dependent dihydropyrimidine dehydrogenase subunit PreA: MADISINFAGIKSPNPYWLASAPPTNTGYQVQRAFEAGWGGAVWKTLCEPVLNVTSRFGAHHFNGQRVAGFNNIELVSDRPIEENLKEIYETKKRFPDRVIIASLMVEPERDKWHEIVKRVQDVGVDGFELNLGCPHGMSERGMGAAVGQHPDLVEKSTLYAKEVAEVPVITKLTPNITDITATARAAQRGGADAVSMINTINSLVGVDLDTWNPTPNVNGKAAHGGYCGPAVKPIALNMIGECARQPDFNIPISGIGGISTWQDTVEFMLMGSGGVQVCTAAMHHGFSIIEDLTEGLSNYLDDKGIASVSELIGKSVEKYTDWSDLDLNHRMVARINNDVCINCNKCHIACEDTSHQCIDMLVDEHGNDYLKVREDDCVGCNLCSIVCPVEGAIDMIDLKPTEPPMSWNDREAALREMNSSN, from the coding sequence ATGGCTGATATCAGCATTAATTTTGCAGGAATTAAATCGCCTAATCCATACTGGCTTGCATCTGCACCGCCAACGAATACAGGATACCAAGTTCAGCGTGCATTCGAAGCAGGATGGGGAGGTGCCGTATGGAAGACACTTTGTGAACCGGTATTGAATGTGACTTCTCGTTTCGGAGCGCATCACTTTAATGGTCAACGAGTAGCAGGTTTTAATAATATTGAATTAGTTTCTGACAGACCTATTGAGGAAAATTTAAAAGAAATCTATGAAACAAAAAAACGCTTTCCGGATCGCGTTATTATTGCATCATTAATGGTGGAACCCGAGCGGGATAAATGGCATGAAATTGTAAAACGAGTTCAGGATGTAGGTGTAGATGGATTTGAGTTAAATCTTGGTTGTCCACATGGGATGTCTGAACGGGGAATGGGAGCAGCGGTGGGGCAACATCCGGATTTAGTTGAAAAATCAACGCTATATGCCAAGGAAGTTGCAGAAGTACCGGTCATCACGAAATTAACGCCGAATATTACGGACATAACTGCCACAGCTAGAGCTGCACAACGTGGCGGCGCTGATGCTGTTAGTATGATCAATACGATTAACAGTTTAGTAGGCGTTGATTTGGACACTTGGAACCCAACTCCAAATGTAAATGGAAAAGCTGCTCATGGCGGATATTGCGGTCCTGCTGTGAAACCGATTGCGCTGAATATGATTGGTGAATGCGCACGGCAACCCGATTTTAATATTCCAATTTCAGGTATTGGTGGTATCTCGACATGGCAAGATACGGTAGAGTTTATGCTGATGGGATCTGGTGGTGTACAGGTATGTACAGCAGCCATGCATCACGGATTCAGTATTATTGAAGATTTAACAGAGGGTTTAAGTAATTATTTGGATGATAAAGGGATTGCTTCTGTCAGTGAACTTATTGGCAAATCAGTAGAAAAATATACAGACTGGAGCGATTTGGATCTAAATCATCGAATGGTTGCTCGTATTAATAATGATGTTTGCATTAATTGCAATAAGTGTCATATTGCTTGTGAAGATACTTCTCACCAGTGTATCGATATGCTGGTAGATGAACATGGTAATGATTATTTAAAGGTGAGAGAAGACGATTGCGTAGGCTGCAATCTCTGTTCCATCGTTTGCCCGGTTGAAGGAGCGATTGACATGATTGACCTTAAGCCAACCGAACCGCCAATGTCATGGAATGATCGAGAAGCGGCCTTACGAGAGATGAATAGCAGCAACTAA
- a CDS encoding M20/M25/M40 family metallo-hydrolase, producing the protein MSEEKMLLEYMEKHNEAFLDMLKEAVKLESPTEGNKADLEKCRDYFARIFSSIGFKCHVVPSNDSRYGDHLYMEFGEGDEQILFVGHYDTVYEKGTFGSLWEQEGTKISGPGAFDMKGGDVQVYMVVKALKELELLPENKKIVFFLSSDEEAGSPTSHRHYQELAKKSKASFVMEPTFGDCTAGLTTGRYSRGNYTFVVEGSPAHSGQEPEKAESGLKELAEQAIYLESLTDLEKGVTVACTCLNSGNAGWPTVPGNGELTIDARFSSEKIAKKYDSLFQNLEPFNAKVKITTKGGIEKPTFDEKDAAHRKLYELAKEVGKMFDMNMKGYVGRAGTDGNFIASVGCPTLDGMGMSGDFAHQPGKEYINTEDIAVRGAFVARMVLEVLRSE; encoded by the coding sequence ATGTCGGAAGAAAAAATGTTGTTAGAATATATGGAAAAACATAATGAAGCGTTTTTGGATATGTTAAAAGAAGCTGTGAAATTAGAATCCCCGACTGAGGGAAATAAAGCAGATTTAGAAAAATGCAGAGATTATTTTGCAAGAATATTCTCAAGTATAGGCTTCAAGTGCCATGTTGTACCAAGTAATGATAGCCGTTATGGAGATCATCTTTACATGGAATTTGGAGAGGGCGATGAGCAGATACTTTTTGTAGGTCACTATGATACTGTATATGAAAAGGGTACATTTGGGAGCTTATGGGAACAAGAAGGTACAAAAATATCGGGACCAGGTGCTTTTGATATGAAGGGTGGAGATGTACAGGTTTATATGGTTGTAAAAGCACTGAAGGAGCTTGAACTTTTACCTGAAAACAAAAAAATTGTATTTTTTCTAAGCTCTGATGAAGAAGCAGGTAGTCCTACGTCACATAGACACTATCAGGAGCTTGCCAAAAAGAGTAAAGCTTCTTTTGTTATGGAGCCTACTTTTGGAGACTGCACTGCTGGTTTAACAACTGGACGCTATTCTCGGGGGAACTATACATTTGTTGTAGAAGGGAGCCCGGCACACTCTGGCCAAGAGCCTGAAAAAGCCGAAAGTGGTTTAAAAGAACTGGCAGAGCAGGCTATCTATCTTGAAAGCCTTACGGACCTAGAAAAGGGTGTGACAGTTGCTTGTACTTGTTTAAATAGCGGTAATGCTGGCTGGCCAACTGTTCCTGGAAATGGAGAACTTACCATAGATGCCAGATTTTCTTCAGAAAAAATTGCTAAAAAGTACGATTCACTGTTTCAAAATCTTGAACCTTTTAATGCTAAGGTTAAAATAACAACAAAGGGAGGGATAGAAAAACCGACTTTTGATGAAAAGGACGCTGCCCATAGAAAACTTTATGAGCTCGCTAAAGAGGTTGGGAAAATGTTTGATATGAATATGAAAGGATATGTTGGCAGAGCAGGGACTGACGGTAATTTCATTGCGTCTGTTGGTTGTCCAACACTTGATGGCATGGGAATGAGCGGGGATTTCGCGCACCAGCCTGGCAAGGAATATATTAATACAGAAGATATTGCTGTTAGAGGTGCTTTTGTAGCACGTATGGTGCTTGAGGTTTTAAGAAGTGAATAA
- a CDS encoding sodium:solute symporter family protein produces MYEYLPFIITLSYVVIAVIVGSLAGRGQNMDSTENWGVGSRSFNPVMAFLLMGASGVSAYTFMGSPGWAFSKGVPALYVVVYLTYMAIIAWYFGPKVWKLGKKYKHLTQPGAIADRYESKALGGLTSIVTSIGVLSYAVVQTTGAAYILNVMSYGLVPTWVGVFIALGAVSIYLYKSGLKAIGLTNALQGALMLFVSFFVGLWATNHFTGGFSFAPIFERVKQDLPEFFTLPGALGDMNATFWTTSILISFFSIWQYHWIQWMGAKSEQAIRKSARLLPLYYIVLIPMIVVGFIGIFMYPELGNPDHIAIQLAVDNMPVVIAGLLGAGTLAASMSSSEPCIHATALSYSNDILKPLLKWNDEVAGRWTRRLIFPIMLFIVAPVSIMEPASLVYILLIGYGFIAQAFPAIIGVFMWPRGTKHGALWGIVAGFIVTLIFSFVIVHPLDIHAGIWGLLANSIVFFSVSLITQPVSKDTVERFFPEMIDELYEDESDISAHFK; encoded by the coding sequence ATGTATGAATATTTACCCTTCATTATAACTCTTTCATATGTTGTAATTGCCGTAATAGTGGGGTCCCTGGCTGGCAGAGGACAGAACATGGATAGTACGGAAAATTGGGGAGTTGGCAGCAGAAGTTTTAATCCTGTCATGGCTTTTCTTTTAATGGGGGCTAGCGGAGTAAGTGCATACACATTTATGGGTTCTCCGGGATGGGCTTTTTCCAAAGGAGTTCCTGCATTATACGTTGTTGTTTACCTAACTTATATGGCAATTATTGCTTGGTATTTTGGTCCAAAGGTATGGAAACTTGGGAAAAAATACAAACATCTCACTCAACCAGGTGCTATTGCTGATCGTTATGAAAGCAAAGCTTTAGGTGGACTAACTTCTATTGTCACCTCAATTGGAGTTTTATCTTATGCAGTTGTTCAGACTACTGGGGCGGCTTATATTTTGAACGTGATGAGTTATGGGTTGGTTCCAACCTGGGTAGGTGTATTCATAGCATTAGGCGCAGTTTCCATTTACCTTTATAAAAGCGGTCTAAAAGCGATTGGCTTAACAAATGCTCTCCAAGGAGCGTTGATGTTATTTGTATCCTTTTTTGTTGGTCTATGGGCGACTAATCATTTTACCGGCGGTTTTTCATTCGCACCTATATTTGAAAGAGTAAAACAGGATCTTCCAGAGTTTTTTACACTTCCTGGAGCTTTAGGTGATATGAATGCTACCTTTTGGACAACGTCAATACTAATATCATTTTTCTCAATTTGGCAATATCATTGGATTCAGTGGATGGGAGCAAAATCTGAACAAGCTATTAGAAAATCAGCAAGGTTATTGCCCCTATACTATATTGTTCTCATACCAATGATTGTTGTTGGTTTTATTGGAATATTTATGTATCCAGAATTAGGTAACCCGGATCATATTGCCATTCAATTAGCTGTAGATAATATGCCGGTGGTTATAGCTGGATTGTTAGGTGCTGGAACTCTTGCAGCATCCATGTCTTCTAGTGAACCATGTATTCATGCAACTGCCTTAAGTTATAGTAACGATATATTGAAGCCACTACTAAAATGGAACGATGAAGTTGCAGGTAGATGGACAAGACGATTAATATTTCCGATTATGTTGTTTATTGTTGCACCGGTTTCTATTATGGAACCCGCAAGTCTGGTATATATATTGTTAATTGGATATGGGTTTATTGCCCAAGCATTTCCAGCGATAATAGGGGTTTTTATGTGGCCTAGAGGAACTAAGCATGGAGCTTTATGGGGAATAGTTGCAGGTTTTATTGTTACATTAATCTTTTCTTTCGTTATTGTACATCCACTTGATATACATGCTGGAATTTGGGGATTATTAGCTAACTCTATCGTGTTTTTTTCTGTTTCATTAATTACTCAGCCGGTTTCTAAAGATACTGTCGAACGATTTTTCCCTGAAATGATAGATGAACTTTACGAAGATGAAAGTGACATTTCAGCCCATTTTAAATAA
- the hydA gene encoding dihydropyrimidinase has protein sequence MRTLIKNGTIITAIDEFVGDVLIEGEKIVAVGTQLDAIADETVDAKGKYVLPGGVDQHVHYSFEFKGERVRGFETSNAAVAGGTTTVVEFVNQEQGKGMADTIFDMDKKEVSNQAMADYSYHAVVCDPVDATFEEINDLPSRGISTVKLFMAYKGMPFHSDDEALYKALKAAKEAGVTVMVHCENADVIDLLQKKMISEGKTDPYYHAVSRPERVELEATQRVINLAAMVGAPVYIVHVTAESVMESIRSAKNEGLPVYGETCVQYLMLDEDDLAKPNFEGAKYVMSPALRTKSDQEALWQAVDNGWLNAISTDHCGFDWKSQKHMGVNDFTNIPNGAPGVENRLGILWTYGVNTGKISKQRFVDLFATTPAKNMGLDHCKGHIGVGMDADIVIYDPNGSSVISNENSLHGVDYSTFEGYKQDGKVAKVFLRGKLVVDEGAFIGEKGDGKFIPGKPFALCFDDVKEKKELKRI, from the coding sequence ATGCGTACATTAATTAAAAATGGAACGATTATAACTGCTATCGATGAATTTGTTGGGGATGTATTAATTGAAGGAGAAAAAATAGTTGCTGTGGGTACACAATTAGACGCAATTGCTGATGAAACCGTCGACGCTAAGGGGAAATATGTTCTTCCAGGCGGTGTTGATCAACATGTTCATTATTCCTTTGAATTTAAAGGAGAACGGGTAAGAGGATTTGAAACATCGAATGCTGCTGTTGCAGGCGGAACTACCACGGTTGTTGAATTTGTCAATCAAGAGCAGGGCAAGGGTATGGCAGATACGATTTTTGATATGGATAAAAAAGAAGTATCTAATCAAGCCATGGCAGATTACTCATATCATGCTGTCGTATGCGATCCAGTAGATGCAACTTTTGAGGAAATTAATGATTTACCTAGTAGAGGGATTTCTACGGTTAAATTGTTTATGGCTTATAAAGGGATGCCGTTTCATAGTGATGATGAGGCTCTGTATAAAGCGCTAAAAGCAGCAAAAGAAGCTGGCGTAACGGTTATGGTTCATTGTGAAAATGCTGATGTTATTGATCTTCTTCAAAAGAAAATGATTTCGGAAGGAAAGACGGACCCATATTACCATGCAGTATCCAGACCCGAAAGAGTAGAATTGGAAGCTACACAACGCGTGATTAATCTGGCAGCTATGGTAGGAGCACCTGTCTATATTGTTCATGTTACAGCAGAAAGTGTTATGGAATCCATTCGATCTGCTAAAAATGAAGGACTTCCAGTTTACGGAGAAACGTGTGTTCAGTATCTCATGCTTGATGAAGATGATTTAGCCAAACCAAATTTTGAAGGGGCCAAATACGTGATGTCACCAGCATTACGTACAAAATCTGATCAGGAAGCCTTATGGCAAGCGGTTGATAATGGTTGGCTTAATGCTATAAGTACAGATCATTGTGGATTCGACTGGAAATCACAAAAACATATGGGAGTCAATGACTTTACGAATATACCGAACGGCGCACCGGGTGTCGAAAATCGTCTAGGTATTCTTTGGACATATGGTGTGAACACTGGAAAAATTTCCAAACAGCGATTTGTTGATTTATTTGCCACTACGCCAGCTAAGAACATGGGATTAGATCATTGCAAAGGACATATTGGCGTTGGTATGGATGCAGATATTGTTATATATGATCCTAATGGTTCTTCTGTTATTTCAAATGAAAACAGTTTACATGGTGTTGACTATAGCACATTTGAAGGGTATAAACAGGATGGAAAAGTGGCTAAAGTATTCCTCAGAGGCAAACTTGTTGTTGATGAAGGGGCGTTTATTGGTGAAAAAGGCGATGGAAAATTTATTCCTGGCAAGCCATTTGCGCTTTGTTTTGATGATGTAAAGGAAAAGAAAGAGCTAAAACGTATATAA
- a CDS encoding C45 family autoproteolytic acyltransferase/hydolase: MTEFSLNGDATLKLSGTSYQIGYKHGSTLKEKVHNSLATYEKMFRETVGYSWKEACEKALLHLTAIEEYNLNYMKEMEGVAAGANVKFEDILTLNTRSEIALADSPDGCTSFALTSPKTHRTWLAQNWDWKGEQTDSLISLEIQQANLPTLQFVTEAGIIGKIGCNSEGIGVCLNALVTNTWEPKVPLHLGLRAILESDSIEKAISKVDNNQIASPANFLIASHTGQSVNMEVSPIHTEQIHAKNGALIHTNHICAEEMKQKVREEVSADSYDRLLTIDKLTRNLTKENIKAEDLFLLLSDHENYPASICRHAFDENTSKFSGMETVFSIVMDLTAKKLSWMKGKPCEMINQSF; the protein is encoded by the coding sequence GTGACGGAATTTTCATTAAATGGGGATGCAACACTTAAATTATCAGGTACATCATATCAAATTGGATATAAGCATGGCAGTACTTTGAAAGAAAAAGTCCATAATAGCTTAGCAACGTATGAAAAAATGTTTAGAGAGACAGTAGGATATTCATGGAAAGAGGCCTGTGAGAAAGCTTTATTACATTTAACAGCTATTGAAGAATATAATCTAAATTATATGAAAGAAATGGAAGGAGTAGCTGCTGGTGCCAATGTTAAATTTGAAGACATTCTCACCCTTAATACTAGAAGTGAAATTGCTTTAGCGGACTCACCGGATGGTTGCACGTCATTTGCTTTAACAAGTCCCAAGACGCATAGAACCTGGCTAGCTCAAAATTGGGATTGGAAGGGAGAACAAACGGATTCATTAATATCTTTAGAAATTCAACAAGCAAATCTTCCAACACTGCAATTTGTAACAGAAGCAGGAATTATTGGAAAAATAGGTTGTAATAGTGAAGGAATTGGTGTATGTCTTAATGCATTAGTGACAAATACTTGGGAACCTAAAGTTCCCTTACATTTAGGATTAAGAGCCATACTTGAGTCGGATTCAATTGAAAAGGCTATTTCTAAAGTGGATAACAACCAAATAGCATCTCCAGCTAATTTTTTAATAGCTTCACATACTGGCCAATCCGTAAATATGGAGGTTTCGCCTATCCACACAGAACAAATACATGCGAAAAATGGTGCGTTAATTCATACGAATCATATTTGTGCAGAAGAAATGAAGCAGAAAGTGCGAGAAGAGGTTTCTGCAGATTCCTATGATCGCCTCCTTACAATTGATAAATTAACAAGAAATTTAACAAAAGAAAATATAAAAGCAGAAGATTTATTTTTACTGCTTTCAGACCATGAGAATTATCCAGCCTCCATCTGCCGCCATGCTTTTGATGAGAACACTTCAAAGTTTTCAGGAATGGAAACAGTCTTCAGCATTGTTATGGATTTGACAGCTAAGAAATTGTCTTGGATGAAAGGGAAGCCTTGTGAAATGATAAATCAGTCATTCTGA
- a CDS encoding NAD(P)-dependent oxidoreductase, producing the protein MSTKDLATNFDESKPSYNAQEALDEANRCLYCYDAPCITACPTGINIPSFIKKIASGNIKGSAKTIMEANPIGASCARVCPTEELCEGACVLNHSTKPIMIGDLQRYATDWAIKNEQVLFKSGKKNGKHIAIVGSGPAGLSAARELGRLGYKVTIFEAKHEAGGLDTHGIVPFRLPKDIALWEVEQVEHLGVEIQTNTTVGKDIQAADLMDDYDAVIVAAGMAKVPKLGIEGEDLAGIYDAIDLVEETKNENYPTEFAGKRVAVIGAGNTAIDGATTAVRLGADNVKILYRRTEAEMSAYDFEYEFAKQDGVEFRWLTAPKRLIGDEHGHVKQMECIRMELKEAESDGRKRPVAIKGSEFLIDVDSIIKAIGQERHLPLIEAFDLEHQDGVVNVNPETFKTSQSNVYAAGDVVFAKGVGEAMAVSASQQGKETAYAVHQQLKGIKENLT; encoded by the coding sequence ATGTCGACGAAAGACTTAGCAACAAATTTTGATGAATCTAAGCCTAGTTATAATGCCCAGGAAGCATTAGATGAGGCGAATCGTTGTCTTTATTGTTATGATGCACCTTGCATTACAGCTTGTCCAACGGGTATTAATATTCCGAGTTTTATTAAAAAGATTGCATCTGGGAATATAAAAGGCTCAGCAAAAACAATTATGGAAGCAAATCCTATTGGAGCAAGTTGTGCACGTGTTTGTCCTACAGAGGAATTGTGTGAGGGAGCTTGTGTACTTAATCATTCCACAAAACCGATTATGATTGGTGATCTGCAGCGTTATGCAACGGACTGGGCAATTAAAAATGAACAAGTATTATTTAAGTCTGGAAAGAAAAATGGCAAGCATATTGCTATTGTTGGCAGCGGCCCTGCTGGTTTATCGGCAGCGCGCGAACTCGGAAGACTAGGCTATAAGGTAACTATTTTTGAAGCTAAACATGAAGCTGGCGGTTTAGATACACATGGTATTGTTCCGTTTCGACTTCCAAAGGATATTGCTTTATGGGAAGTAGAACAGGTTGAACATTTGGGTGTAGAAATTCAAACAAATACTACTGTTGGTAAAGATATTCAGGCGGCAGATCTTATGGATGATTATGATGCGGTTATTGTTGCGGCAGGGATGGCAAAGGTTCCAAAGCTCGGAATCGAAGGAGAGGACTTAGCGGGTATTTATGATGCTATTGACTTAGTTGAAGAAACAAAGAATGAAAATTATCCAACGGAATTCGCTGGGAAGCGTGTTGCGGTGATTGGAGCTGGAAATACGGCAATTGATGGTGCAACGACAGCAGTAAGACTGGGCGCAGATAATGTTAAAATCCTTTACAGGCGGACAGAGGCGGAAATGTCTGCGTATGACTTTGAATATGAATTTGCTAAGCAGGATGGGGTTGAGTTTAGATGGTTAACTGCTCCAAAACGCTTAATCGGAGATGAGCATGGCCATGTTAAGCAGATGGAATGCATTCGTATGGAATTAAAAGAAGCAGAATCTGATGGACGTAAGCGCCCAGTAGCAATCAAGGGATCTGAATTTCTCATAGATGTAGATAGCATTATCAAAGCGATTGGGCAAGAAAGACATCTTCCGTTAATTGAAGCATTTGATTTGGAACATCAGGATGGTGTTGTCAACGTAAATCCAGAAACATTTAAAACTTCCCAATCCAATGTTTATGCTGCAGGTGACGTAGTTTTTGCGAAGGGCGTCGGTGAAGCGATGGCTGTATCTGCATCACAACAGGGAAAAGAAACAGCGTATGCGGTGCACCAACAGTTAAAAGGGATAAAAGAAAATTTAACGTAA
- a CDS encoding sodium/proline symporter — translation MNLDIVIFFIYLLSMLGIGLYFTRRASTSADHYLLGDRKIGAPITAISMQSTSMSGFMFMGGPAQAFQEGWTALWYAIGDAGGSIVNLSVLGKRMRKMSQLLAALSPIEYLEKRFEGVGIRVYGAAIGIIFLFAYAFAQFIAAGKALESMSSFSYEWALIIGVGVIVLYTVAGGYLAVAVSGFIQGIIMLIGVSVIAIMVLPQVGGLSGLNAQLAAIDPTYLSIWGKDLIYYGQWGVILGAVLIYAIGYMGLPHVTVRHMSMTDTNTTKNAVLWSAGFNQLFTFTPYLLGLSAIVIMPRIADPEMVIPEMIYYVFPGILAAILLSAIMAAIMSTCDSLLMQAGTTLSRDVYSRFINKKASHKKQLLVSRLCILIGGIIGIIVAVYEPPTVFALVVFAFGVLGNTFLVPFIASVYSRKANKVGVLCAMVAGSITNIIWEAFTLQDVTGLHPFLAGLILSIIAMLIGNLFGTPPSNKVLEAFDLAKSNKRIPKNLEKGIYEDLAVEARNISEFIEVKGKPNNTLSKEAKNVSQLHPKLDLNFEG, via the coding sequence ATGAATTTAGATATTGTTATTTTTTTCATTTATTTATTATCTATGTTAGGTATAGGACTGTATTTTACTAGAAGAGCATCAACATCTGCAGATCATTATTTACTTGGAGACCGAAAAATTGGTGCTCCAATTACTGCGATAAGTATGCAAAGTACATCGATGAGTGGATTTATGTTTATGGGTGGACCAGCTCAAGCATTTCAAGAAGGCTGGACTGCATTATGGTATGCGATTGGTGACGCTGGCGGTTCGATTGTGAATTTGTCTGTCTTAGGAAAAAGAATGAGGAAAATGTCACAGCTTTTAGCTGCCCTTTCGCCAATAGAGTACTTAGAAAAGAGATTCGAAGGAGTTGGTATTCGTGTATACGGAGCAGCTATTGGAATTATATTTCTGTTTGCTTATGCCTTCGCGCAGTTTATTGCTGCAGGTAAAGCATTAGAGTCTATGTCAAGTTTTTCTTATGAGTGGGCGCTCATTATTGGTGTTGGGGTCATTGTTCTTTATACAGTGGCTGGAGGATATCTCGCTGTAGCAGTTAGTGGTTTCATACAAGGGATTATTATGCTAATCGGTGTCAGTGTCATCGCCATTATGGTACTTCCTCAAGTAGGTGGTTTATCAGGATTGAATGCACAACTTGCAGCAATAGATCCAACATATCTTAGTATTTGGGGGAAGGATTTAATTTATTATGGGCAGTGGGGAGTTATCCTAGGTGCTGTACTCATCTATGCTATTGGTTATATGGGATTACCCCACGTTACTGTTAGACATATGTCTATGACAGATACGAATACAACAAAAAATGCTGTTCTCTGGTCAGCGGGATTCAATCAGTTATTTACATTTACACCTTATTTGTTAGGGTTGTCAGCCATTGTTATTATGCCTAGAATAGCAGATCCTGAAATGGTTATTCCGGAAATGATTTATTATGTATTTCCAGGTATATTAGCTGCTATCTTATTATCCGCTATTATGGCCGCAATTATGTCCACATGCGATTCGTTGCTCATGCAAGCTGGTACAACACTTTCACGTGATGTTTACAGCCGGTTTATTAATAAGAAAGCTAGTCATAAAAAACAATTATTAGTCTCCAGATTATGTATTTTAATTGGGGGTATCATTGGTATTATTGTTGCTGTGTATGAGCCTCCAACGGTATTTGCACTTGTTGTCTTTGCTTTCGGTGTATTGGGAAATACATTTCTTGTCCCTTTTATAGCTTCTGTATACTCTAGAAAAGCAAACAAAGTTGGCGTTTTATGTGCGATGGTGGCCGGCTCCATTACAAATATAATCTGGGAAGCATTTACTTTGCAAGATGTAACCGGATTACATCCTTTCTTAGCTGGTTTGATTTTGTCTATTATTGCCATGTTAATTGGCAATCTGTTCGGAACTCCTCCTTCCAATAAAGTTTTAGAAGCTTTTGATCTTGCTAAATCAAATAAACGGATACCAAAGAATTTGGAAAAAGGGATATATGAAGATCTTGCAGTAGAAGCGAGAAATATTTCTGAATTTATAGAAGTAAAAGGAAAACCAAATAATACGCTATCTAAAGAAGCGAAGAATGTAAGTCAGCTTCATCCAAAACTAGATTTGAACTTTGAGGGGTAA